In Brachypodium distachyon strain Bd21 chromosome 2, Brachypodium_distachyon_v3.0, whole genome shotgun sequence, one genomic interval encodes:
- the LOC100830197 gene encoding uncharacterized protein LOC100830197 isoform X3 yields MSGAGDADPLSGAGLIGGSACTDSLKLFQPPPIRALKAPAPFWASQSGAVEFGDSTAVMASPLTVALFGDRHSAKGRFLDRTGCGKRSCSSFGMAASAKRFKASQSVVVESPNESFKLANLVRSFTRARASLRRRELSVERREIRVDGREGRADKRDVRLDQRDIRAEKKEISLAASKDELDRLWDLYLDAVKKANSDKGKFSEEAEADKESDQGKFSEEAEADKESNKGKFSEEAEADKESTRGSFQKRQRPLRSPTRGSFQKRQRPIRSPRGRSTLTTLTTECFQKRQRRSAD; encoded by the exons AT GTCTGGCGCTGGGGATGCCGACCCGCTATCCGGGGCGGGGCTGATCGGGGGATCGGCTTGCACGGACAGTCTCAAGCTCTTCCAGCCTCCTCCCATCCGCGCGCTCAAGGCGCCTGCACCCTTCTGGGCTTCCCA GTCTGGCGCAGTGGAGTTTGGGGATTCCACCGCTGTGATGGCCTCTCCGTTGACCGTTGCATTGTTTGGTGATCGACATTC GGCGAAAGGAAGATTTCTTGACAGGACTGGCTGTGGGAAACGCAGTTGCAGTTCTTTTGGAATGGCGGCCAGTGCAAAGCGCTTCAAAGCAAGCCAGAGTGTGGTTGTTGAGTCTCCTAATGAGTCATTCAAACTAGCAAACCTTGTTAGAAGTTTTACCCGAGCCAGGGCATCTTTACGAAGAAGGGAATTATCTGTTGAACGACGTGAGATTCGAGTTGATGGGCGTGAGGGGCGTGCCGATAAG CGAGATGTCCGTCTTGATCAGCGGGATATTCGTGCTGAGAAAAAGGAGATAAGCCTGGCTGCTTCAAAGGATGAGTTAGACAGGCTCTGGGATTTGTATCTTGACGCTGTGAAGAAGGCAAACTCTGACAAGGGGAAGTTTTCAGAAGAGGCAGAGGCCGATAAGGAGTCTGACCAGGGGAAGTTTTCAGAAGAGGCAGAGGCCGATAAGGAGTCCAACAAGGGGAAGTTTTCAGAAGAGGCAGAGGCCGATAAGGAGTCCACAAGGGGAAGTTTTCAGAAGAGGCAGAGGCCGCTAAGGAGTCCCACAAGGGGAAGTTTTCAGAAGAGGCAGAGGCCGATAAGGAGTCCACGCGGAAGGTCAACCCTCACAACTCTGACAACAGAATGTTTTCAGAAGAGGCAGAGAAGGAGTGCAGATTGA
- the LOC100824802 gene encoding sister chromatid cohesion 1 protein 1, producing MFYSHQLLARKAPLGQIWMAATLHAKINRKRLDKLDIIKICEEILNPSVPMALRLSGILMGGVVIVYERKVKLLYDDVSRLLVDINEAWRIRPVVDHTVLPKGKAQAKYKAVTLPENMMDMEVEQPMLFSDTNTARFRGMSLDDLGEQYFNVNLDDDDFSRAEHHHQAEAVNITLVDNFESGLAETDVFNRFERFDIADDDTTVNITPDEHPQAPSTLAPSPPKEDPPQQQEQHYAAPSPNQEEPQQGDPSKDQEEQKMKERQPNRPSKRKARGKGPQVTMDNQTMIPGNIYQTWLKDPLSLISKRRRVSSKINPIQTIKIGDLMELPPVALISYSEKSPLELYYPKQLMQLWKECTEVKSPKSSSPGGKSPSSQEQQSRNSPPQPQGEYQGEMGAQPMDFTDGIEKIRGNKSGEYERVDDALHGDHSVTPGSPGLSRRSASSSGGSGRGAFVPLDPEIQFYSGGGRSKRRQHSSGRSLGNLDPVEEESPLEQEVKGFKLRRLSDIGPTPELLEETELTQTPYHKQPSPTDQVTESIHSYLKLHFDAPDAPLSESLSQLTYGMTTARAARLFYQTCVLATLDRIKVTQVEPYGAILISRGLNM from the exons ATGTTCTACTCGCACCAGCTCCTCGCGCGGAAGGCCCCGCTCGGCCAGATATG GATGGCGGCGACGCTCCACGCGAAGATCAACCGCAAGCGGCTCGACAAGCTCGACATCATCAAAATCTG CGAGGAGATTCTGAACCCGTCGGTGCCCATGGCTCTCAGGCTCTCCGGGATCCTCATGG GTGGTGTGGTGATCGTGTACGAGAGGAAGGTGAAGCTTCTCTACG ATGATGTTTCGCGGCTTCTG GTTGATATCAATGAGGCATGGCGGATCAGGCCGGTCGTGGACCACACCGTCCTCCCAAAGGGCAAAGCCCAAGCCAA GTACAAAGCAGTAACACTGCCGGAGAACATGATGGATATGGAGGTGGAACAGCCCATGCTTTTCTCGGATACTAATACTGCCAGGTTCCGGGGAATG AGCCTGGATGATTTGGGTGAACAATATTTTAATGTCAaccttgatgatgatgacttCTCCCGTGCTGAGCATCATCACCAAG CTGAGGCAGTCAACATTACCCTGGTCGATAATTTTGAGTCTGGGCTTGCCGAAACTGATGTCTTCAATCGTTTCGAGAG ATTTGACATAGCAGATGATGACACCACGGTCAACATTACTCCCGATGAACACCCACAGGCTCCAAGTACACTTGCTCCCTCTCCACCTAAGGAAGACCCTCCTCAACAACAAGAACAGCATTATGCTGCCCCATCCCCTAACCAAGAAGAACCTCAACAAG GGGATCCATCAAAGGATCAAGAGGAGCAGAAGATGAAG GAAAGACAGCCAAATAGACCGTCAAAGAGGAAAGCACGTGGGAAGGGCCCCCAAGTGACTATGGACAACCAGACAATGATCCCAGGGAATATATATCAGACATGGTTGAAGGACCCATTAAGCCTCATCTCCAAAAGGCGTAGAGTCAGCAGC AAAATTAATCCTATCCAGACAATAAAGATAGGTGACCTCATGGAACTGCCCCCGGTTGCTCTAATATCTTACTCGGAGAAGTCACCCTTAGAATTATATTATCCGAAGCAGCTTATGCAGCTCTGGAAGGAATGTACTGAAGTCAAATCCCCAAAATCCTCATCTCCAG GAGGGAAATCGCCGTCATCACAAGAACAGCAGTCAAGAAATTCACCACCTCAG CCTCAAGGAGAATATCAGGGTGAAATGGGAGCTCAACCGATGGACTTCACAGATGGCATTGAAAAGATCAGAGGAAACAAGAGTGGTGAATATGAAAGGGTTGATGATGCTCTGCATGGTGACCATAGTGTTACACCTGGAAGTCCTG GGCTAAGTCGCAGGTCTGCTTCAAGCTCTGGTGGCTCTGGAAGAGGGGCATTTGTGCCATTGGACCCAGAAATACAATTTTATTCCGGAGGTGGAAG GTCCAAGAGGAGGCAGCATTCATCTGGAAGAAGCTTGGGGAACCTTGATCCAGTTGAAGAGGAATCcccactggagcaagaagtGAAGGGCTTCAAGCTGAGAAGGCTTTCAGATATTGGACCAACACCTG aGCTTCTGGAAGAAACTGAACTGACTCAAACTCCATATCACAAGCAACCCAGTCCTACCGACCAGGTCACTGAATCAATACACTC GTATCTTAAGCTACACTTTGATGCCCCAGATGCCCCCCTATCCGAATCGCTTAGTCAGTTAACTTATGGGATGACTACAGCAAGAGCTGCCCGGCTATTTTATCAAACGTGTG TTTTAGCAACTCTGGACCGCATCAAGGTTACACAGGTCGAACCGTACGGAGCCATCCTGATCTCGAGAGGGCTAAATATGTGA
- the LOC100830197 gene encoding uncharacterized protein LOC100830197 isoform X2, producing the protein MFRFRFSGTNRRRSRSRSGAGDADPLSGAGLIGGSACTDSLKLFQPPPIRALKAPAPFWASQSGAVEFGDSTAVMASPLTVALFGDRHSAKGRFLDRTGCGKRSCSSFGMAASAKRFKASQSVVVESPNESFKLANLVRSFTRARASLRRRELSVERREIRVDGREGRADKRDVRLDQRDIRAEKKEISLAASKDELDRLWDLYLDAVKKANSDKGKFSEEAEADKESNKGKFSEEAEADKESTRGSFQKRQRPLRSPTRGSFQKRQRPIRSPRGRSTLTTLTTECFQKRQRRSAD; encoded by the exons ATGTTTCG ATTCAGATTCAGTGGAACAAACCGACGACGATCCCGATCTCG GTCTGGCGCTGGGGATGCCGACCCGCTATCCGGGGCGGGGCTGATCGGGGGATCGGCTTGCACGGACAGTCTCAAGCTCTTCCAGCCTCCTCCCATCCGCGCGCTCAAGGCGCCTGCACCCTTCTGGGCTTCCCA GTCTGGCGCAGTGGAGTTTGGGGATTCCACCGCTGTGATGGCCTCTCCGTTGACCGTTGCATTGTTTGGTGATCGACATTC GGCGAAAGGAAGATTTCTTGACAGGACTGGCTGTGGGAAACGCAGTTGCAGTTCTTTTGGAATGGCGGCCAGTGCAAAGCGCTTCAAAGCAAGCCAGAGTGTGGTTGTTGAGTCTCCTAATGAGTCATTCAAACTAGCAAACCTTGTTAGAAGTTTTACCCGAGCCAGGGCATCTTTACGAAGAAGGGAATTATCTGTTGAACGACGTGAGATTCGAGTTGATGGGCGTGAGGGGCGTGCCGATAAG CGAGATGTCCGTCTTGATCAGCGGGATATTCGTGCTGAGAAAAAGGAGATAAGCCTGGCTGCTTCAAAGGATGAGTTAGACAGGCTCTGGGATTTGTATCTTGACGCTGTGAAGAAGGCAAACTCTGACAAGGGGAAGTTTTCAGAAGAG GCAGAGGCCGATAAGGAGTCCAACAAGGGGAAGTTTTCAGAAGAGGCAGAGGCCGATAAGGAGTCCACAAGGGGAAGTTTTCAGAAGAGGCAGAGGCCGCTAAGGAGTCCCACAAGGGGAAGTTTTCAGAAGAGGCAGAGGCCGATAAGGAGTCCACGCGGAAGGTCAACCCTCACAACTCTGACAACAGAATGTTTTCAGAAGAGGCAGAGAAGGAGTGCAGATTGA
- the LOC100824495 gene encoding uncharacterized protein LOC100824495, which translates to MAALRFAARRLVGGRTPAAVEEAQRRLLPRLFHEPTRSTSSTAANTNVPKGLAGDEHERRLKLLAEIHYRGEELYDMISEANNIYNIPGRLGREMRLLRQDLSIQIDPRPNDSKWRALRKIKNFEHYGGFAATIFSGYVLFSMLTGSIVRLNPEEKEWIREKRIKQPRGVKSISFLREKQ; encoded by the exons ATGGCGGCGCTTCGATTCGCCGCGAGGAGGCTCGTCGGTGGCCGCACGCCGGCGGCTGTTGAAGAGGCGCAACGCCGGCTCTTGCCAAGGCTCTTCCACGAACCGACTAGATCGACTTCCTCCACTGCTGCAAACACCAATGTGCCCAAG GGTCTCGCCGGTGACGAGCATGAAAGACGTTTGAAACTGTTAGCGGAGATCCATTACAGGGGCGAGGAGCTGTATGATATGATCTCGGAGGCAAACAACATCTACAACATTCCTGGCAGGTTAGGCAGGGAAATGCGTCTGCTACGCCAGGATCTTTCTATCCAGATCGATCCTAGACCCAATGACAGTAAATG GCGGGCGTTACGGAAGATAAAGAATTTCGAACATTATGGTGGATTTGCGGCGACGATATTCTCTGGCTATGTGCTCTTCAGTATGCTCACGGGTTCGATTGTTCGGTTGAATCCAGAAGAGAAGGAGTGGATCCGGGAGAAAAGAATCAAGCAACCAAGGGGAGTGAAGTCCATATCATTTCTGAGGGAGAAACAATGA
- the LOC100830197 gene encoding uncharacterized protein LOC100830197 isoform X1 gives MFRFRFSGTNRRRSRSRSGAGDADPLSGAGLIGGSACTDSLKLFQPPPIRALKAPAPFWASQSGAVEFGDSTAVMASPLTVALFGDRHSAKGRFLDRTGCGKRSCSSFGMAASAKRFKASQSVVVESPNESFKLANLVRSFTRARASLRRRELSVERREIRVDGREGRADKRDVRLDQRDIRAEKKEISLAASKDELDRLWDLYLDAVKKANSDKGKFSEEAEADKESDQGKFSEEAEADKESNKGKFSEEAEADKESTRGSFQKRQRPLRSPTRGSFQKRQRPIRSPRGRSTLTTLTTECFQKRQRRSAD, from the exons ATGTTTCG ATTCAGATTCAGTGGAACAAACCGACGACGATCCCGATCTCG GTCTGGCGCTGGGGATGCCGACCCGCTATCCGGGGCGGGGCTGATCGGGGGATCGGCTTGCACGGACAGTCTCAAGCTCTTCCAGCCTCCTCCCATCCGCGCGCTCAAGGCGCCTGCACCCTTCTGGGCTTCCCA GTCTGGCGCAGTGGAGTTTGGGGATTCCACCGCTGTGATGGCCTCTCCGTTGACCGTTGCATTGTTTGGTGATCGACATTC GGCGAAAGGAAGATTTCTTGACAGGACTGGCTGTGGGAAACGCAGTTGCAGTTCTTTTGGAATGGCGGCCAGTGCAAAGCGCTTCAAAGCAAGCCAGAGTGTGGTTGTTGAGTCTCCTAATGAGTCATTCAAACTAGCAAACCTTGTTAGAAGTTTTACCCGAGCCAGGGCATCTTTACGAAGAAGGGAATTATCTGTTGAACGACGTGAGATTCGAGTTGATGGGCGTGAGGGGCGTGCCGATAAG CGAGATGTCCGTCTTGATCAGCGGGATATTCGTGCTGAGAAAAAGGAGATAAGCCTGGCTGCTTCAAAGGATGAGTTAGACAGGCTCTGGGATTTGTATCTTGACGCTGTGAAGAAGGCAAACTCTGACAAGGGGAAGTTTTCAGAAGAGGCAGAGGCCGATAAGGAGTCTGACCAGGGGAAGTTTTCAGAAGAGGCAGAGGCCGATAAGGAGTCCAACAAGGGGAAGTTTTCAGAAGAGGCAGAGGCCGATAAGGAGTCCACAAGGGGAAGTTTTCAGAAGAGGCAGAGGCCGCTAAGGAGTCCCACAAGGGGAAGTTTTCAGAAGAGGCAGAGGCCGATAAGGAGTCCACGCGGAAGGTCAACCCTCACAACTCTGACAACAGAATGTTTTCAGAAGAGGCAGAGAAGGAGTGCAGATTGA